One genomic window of Streptomyces sp. NBC_01276 includes the following:
- a CDS encoding S8 family serine peptidase — protein MARRNRRRSLRAALAALTSVLLLPLGAGAAAAAPEPGPAPGAAERKIEPALRAQLDGSGKAVFWVYLDSAADLSAARNAPTRTAKAETVLRTKRDHAARTQAEVLKALDGAKAEYTSYWIVNAVRVVGTQKLAGALAQRPEVSRIDADDRLSLPKPAEGTREKAAADAVEWNVDRIKAPQVWDGLGVRGEGIVVANIDSGVDYTHPAVNSQYRGRKADGTYDHNYNWFDPAGVCAGAAPCDNNDHGTHTMGTMVGDDGGANKIGVAPGARWIAAKGCETNSCSEASLLASGQWIVAPTDLNGQNPRPDLAPHVVNNSWGSSAHDDWYQQVVDTWRAAGIFPAFSNGNAGPGCATSGSPGDYANSYSSGAFDVNGAIASFSSRGAGPGGIVKPNIAAPGVNVRSSVPGGGYEAFSGTSMASPHTAATVALLWSAAPALEGDVAQTEALLDGTAQDTEAAQCGGTTADNNVFGEGRLDALAAVNAAPRGAVGALGGTVRTDGGEPVAGARVTARGPIDRTATTAADGSYRFPALSVGAYALTASKFGYGQREAAATVTENATATGDFTLTQAPTGRVTGTVSSAAGPAAGASVTIADTPVTATADAQGRFEVTLPHGTYDVNATHSSRCLTGGTAKVAVAGDATVAVTLPERTDGYGYACAAAGDRPYAGGDRQLALTGDNTTERVDLPFPLPLYGKTYGQAWIGTNGTVSFGGNHTGDTNGDIPSTATPNAALYPFWDDLVVGPAGSGSGVFTAVTGTAPHRSYVIEWRRVSHWSAQADTFSFSAAIGEDGNVTYSYKGTGGTGIKGGSSATIGVENEAGTDAFRYSFNTPAIGDGLSIGFRTTRSGVVTGRVLDANDGDGVGGATVTVGSGDTAVSATTAADGGYVVQSPSGSRGLSVTAPAYESAQGSVEVKATDVTPVTRSLRTGRVTADRPAVELVLPAGQSRTRGLDLTNPGLGTAFTVSEDAPWLTATPADGTLPTGGKATLALAVDTAGLTPGSVLTTDLKITSASGRAPVLTVPVKVVVPRYQAALDAGSDYAATDAAGDPWSPDRKYTPGSYGYQGDATVRSTGHTIAGTPDQRLFRNAREGMYEYRFDNVPNGTYTVELGFAELSSTRPDKRVFDVLAEGTQVLPSLDIALEAGTYTALTRTYTVKVTDGVLNLRFVTHNGYGKPLVNTLRVTDRPDKAPV, from the coding sequence GTGGCCCGACGCAACCGACGACGATCCTTACGCGCGGCGCTCGCCGCCCTCACCTCCGTCCTGCTCCTGCCCCTCGGCGCGGGGGCCGCCGCCGCCGCCCCGGAACCGGGCCCCGCGCCGGGCGCCGCCGAGCGGAAGATCGAGCCGGCCCTCCGCGCGCAGCTCGACGGCTCCGGCAAGGCGGTCTTCTGGGTCTACCTCGACAGCGCCGCCGACCTGAGCGCCGCGCGGAATGCCCCGACCCGGACCGCCAAAGCAGAAACGGTTCTGCGGACCAAGCGGGACCACGCCGCGCGCACCCAGGCCGAGGTGCTCAAGGCCCTGGACGGAGCGAAGGCCGAGTACACCTCGTACTGGATCGTCAACGCGGTCCGCGTCGTCGGCACCCAGAAGCTGGCCGGGGCCCTCGCCCAGCGCCCCGAGGTCTCCCGCATCGACGCCGACGACCGGCTCTCCCTCCCCAAGCCCGCGGAGGGAACCCGCGAGAAGGCAGCCGCCGACGCCGTCGAGTGGAACGTCGACCGGATCAAGGCCCCACAGGTCTGGGACGGGCTCGGGGTGCGCGGGGAGGGCATCGTCGTCGCCAACATCGACAGCGGCGTCGACTACACCCACCCCGCCGTGAACAGCCAGTACCGCGGCAGGAAGGCGGACGGGACCTACGACCACAACTACAACTGGTTCGACCCCGCGGGCGTCTGCGCCGGCGCGGCGCCCTGCGACAACAACGACCACGGCACCCACACCATGGGCACCATGGTCGGCGACGACGGCGGCGCCAACAAGATCGGCGTGGCCCCCGGCGCCCGGTGGATCGCGGCCAAGGGCTGCGAGACCAACTCCTGCTCCGAGGCCTCCCTGCTCGCCTCCGGCCAGTGGATCGTCGCCCCCACCGACCTGAACGGCCAGAACCCGCGGCCCGACCTCGCCCCGCACGTCGTCAACAACTCGTGGGGCAGCTCCGCCCACGACGACTGGTACCAGCAGGTCGTCGACACCTGGCGCGCCGCCGGCATCTTCCCCGCCTTCTCCAACGGGAACGCCGGCCCCGGTTGCGCCACCAGCGGATCGCCCGGCGACTACGCGAACTCCTACAGTTCCGGCGCCTTCGACGTGAACGGCGCCATCGCCTCCTTCTCCTCGCGCGGCGCCGGCCCCGGCGGCATCGTCAAGCCGAACATCGCAGCCCCCGGCGTCAACGTCCGCTCCTCCGTCCCGGGCGGCGGCTACGAGGCCTTCTCCGGCACCTCCATGGCCTCCCCGCACACCGCCGCGACGGTGGCCCTGCTCTGGTCGGCCGCCCCCGCCCTCGAAGGCGACGTCGCACAGACCGAGGCGCTGCTCGACGGCACGGCCCAGGACACCGAAGCCGCCCAGTGCGGCGGCACCACCGCCGACAACAACGTCTTCGGCGAGGGCCGCCTCGACGCCCTGGCCGCGGTGAACGCCGCCCCGCGCGGCGCCGTCGGCGCCCTCGGCGGCACGGTCCGCACCGACGGTGGCGAGCCCGTCGCGGGCGCCAGGGTCACCGCCCGCGGCCCGATCGACCGGACGGCCACCACCGCCGCCGACGGAAGCTACCGCTTCCCCGCCCTCTCGGTCGGCGCGTACGCGCTCACCGCCTCGAAGTTCGGCTACGGACAGCGCGAAGCCGCCGCCACGGTCACCGAGAACGCCACCGCCACCGGTGACTTCACCCTCACCCAGGCGCCCACCGGCAGGGTCACCGGCACCGTCTCCTCCGCCGCCGGGCCCGCCGCCGGCGCCTCCGTCACCATCGCGGACACCCCGGTGACCGCCACCGCCGACGCGCAGGGCCGCTTCGAGGTCACCCTGCCCCACGGCACCTACGACGTGAACGCCACCCACTCCTCGCGCTGCCTCACCGGCGGCACCGCCAAGGTCGCCGTCGCCGGGGACGCCACCGTCGCGGTCACCCTCCCCGAGCGCACCGACGGCTACGGCTACGCCTGCGCCGCCGCCGGCGACCGCCCCTACGCGGGCGGCGACCGGCAGCTCGCGCTGACCGGCGACAACACCACCGAGCGGGTCGACCTGCCCTTCCCCCTCCCGCTGTACGGGAAGACGTACGGTCAGGCCTGGATCGGCACCAACGGCACGGTCAGCTTCGGCGGCAACCACACCGGCGACACCAACGGGGACATCCCGAGCACCGCGACGCCCAACGCGGCCCTGTACCCCTTCTGGGACGACCTCGTCGTCGGCCCGGCCGGCAGCGGCTCGGGCGTCTTCACCGCCGTCACCGGCACCGCGCCGCACCGCAGTTACGTGATCGAGTGGCGCCGGGTGTCCCACTGGTCGGCGCAGGCCGACACCTTCTCCTTCTCCGCGGCCATCGGCGAGGACGGCAACGTCACCTACTCCTACAAGGGGACCGGCGGCACCGGCATCAAGGGCGGCTCTTCCGCCACCATCGGGGTGGAGAACGAGGCCGGCACCGACGCCTTCAGGTACTCCTTCAACACGCCCGCCATCGGCGACGGGCTGTCCATCGGCTTCCGGACCACCCGCAGCGGAGTCGTCACGGGCCGCGTGCTCGACGCCAACGACGGCGACGGCGTCGGCGGCGCCACCGTGACCGTCGGCAGCGGCGACACGGCCGTCTCCGCCACCACCGCGGCGGACGGCGGCTACGTGGTCCAGAGCCCCTCGGGCTCCCGCGGGCTCTCCGTGACCGCCCCGGCGTACGAGTCCGCGCAGGGCTCCGTCGAGGTCAAGGCGACCGACGTCACCCCGGTGACCCGGTCCCTGCGCACCGGCCGGGTGACCGCGGACCGGCCGGCCGTGGAGCTGGTCCTCCCCGCCGGCCAGAGCCGCACCCGGGGCCTCGACCTCACCAACCCCGGACTCGGCACCGCCTTCACGGTCTCCGAGGACGCGCCCTGGCTGACCGCGACCCCGGCGGACGGCACCCTCCCGACCGGCGGCAAGGCCACGCTCGCCCTGGCCGTGGACACGGCCGGACTCACCCCCGGCAGCGTCCTGACCACCGACCTGAAGATCACCTCGGCCAGCGGCCGGGCCCCCGTCCTCACCGTTCCCGTCAAGGTCGTGGTCCCGCGCTACCAGGCGGCCCTCGACGCGGGCTCCGACTACGCGGCCACCGACGCGGCCGGCGACCCCTGGTCCCCGGACCGCAAGTACACCCCGGGCTCGTACGGCTACCAGGGCGACGCCACCGTCCGCTCCACCGGACACACCATCGCAGGAACCCCGGACCAGCGACTCTTCCGCAACGCCCGCGAGGGCATGTACGAGTACCGCTTCGACAACGTCCCGAACGGCACCTACACGGTGGAACTCGGCTTCGCCGAACTCTCCTCCACCCGCCCCGACAAGCGCGTCTTCGACGTCCTCGCCGAGGGCACGCAGGTCCTGCCCTCCCTGGACATCGCCCTGGAGGCGGGCACGTACACGGCCCTGACCAGGACCTACACGGTCAAGGTCACCGACGGCGTGCTGAACTTGCGCTTCGTCACCCACAACGGCTACGGCAAACCCCTGGTCAACACCCTCCGGGTGACGGACCGCCCCGACAAGGCCCCGGTATAG
- a CDS encoding MFS transporter, translating to MTEPAPGVPLRSAQGRWIVLATVLGSSMALLDSTVVNVALPRIGVDLGADMAVLQWTVNAYLLTLAGLILVGGALGDRFGRRRIFVLGVVWFAAGSLVCGLAPGAGVLIAARAFQGVGGALLTPGSLALIQASIHRDDRARAIGLWSGFGGVGAAVGPFLGGWLVDGPGWRWVFLLNVPVAALCVPVALRHVPESRDPAAHGRFDVAGALLGAGALALITYALIEARSGSALVVAAAVGGVLLGAAFVFVERRRADPMVPPDIFASRLFTAVNLVTLCVYAAFGGFFFLIVLQLQVVSGYSALAAGAALLPATLLMLLLSPRSAALGERIGPRIPLTVGPLLCAAGMLLTLRVGPDASYVQDVLPAMVVMGSGMVTLVAPLTATVLASVDPGRAGLASGINNAAARAAGLLAVAALPLLAGMGPDAYLSAEAFDAAFDRAMPWCAGALLVGAALAWATVRSPAPGEPHPHQQCRMQCPVGAPPLEPPVAAGGEEPGGEESRGAG from the coding sequence ATGACCGAACCCGCGCCCGGTGTTCCGCTGCGGTCCGCCCAGGGCCGGTGGATCGTGCTCGCCACCGTGCTCGGGTCGAGCATGGCGTTGCTGGACTCGACCGTCGTCAACGTGGCGCTCCCGCGCATCGGGGTCGATCTCGGCGCCGACATGGCGGTGCTCCAGTGGACCGTGAACGCCTATCTGCTGACCCTGGCCGGGCTGATCCTGGTGGGCGGGGCGCTCGGCGACCGCTTCGGGAGGCGCCGGATCTTCGTGCTCGGGGTGGTGTGGTTCGCGGCGGGCTCACTCGTGTGCGGGCTCGCGCCCGGCGCCGGAGTGCTGATCGCCGCCCGCGCCTTCCAGGGCGTCGGCGGCGCGCTGCTGACGCCCGGTTCGCTGGCGCTGATCCAGGCGTCGATCCACCGCGACGACCGGGCCCGCGCCATCGGCCTGTGGTCGGGGTTCGGCGGGGTGGGCGCCGCGGTGGGGCCGTTCCTCGGCGGGTGGCTGGTGGACGGGCCGGGCTGGCGGTGGGTGTTCCTGCTGAACGTGCCGGTCGCCGCGCTGTGCGTGCCGGTGGCGCTGAGACACGTACCGGAATCGCGGGACCCGGCGGCGCACGGGCGGTTCGACGTGGCCGGCGCCCTGCTCGGCGCCGGGGCCCTGGCCCTGATCACCTACGCCCTGATCGAGGCCAGGAGCGGATCGGCGCTGGTCGTGGCCGCGGCGGTGGGCGGGGTCCTGCTGGGCGCCGCGTTCGTGTTCGTGGAACGGCGGCGGGCGGATCCGATGGTTCCGCCGGACATCTTCGCCTCCCGGCTGTTCACCGCCGTCAACCTGGTCACCCTGTGCGTCTACGCGGCCTTCGGCGGGTTCTTCTTCCTCATCGTGCTCCAGCTCCAGGTGGTGTCCGGCTACTCGGCACTGGCCGCCGGGGCCGCGCTGCTCCCGGCCACCCTGCTGATGCTGCTGCTGTCGCCCCGCTCGGCCGCGCTCGGGGAGCGGATCGGACCGCGGATCCCGCTCACGGTGGGCCCTCTGCTGTGCGCGGCCGGAATGCTGCTGACCCTGCGGGTGGGCCCCGACGCCTCCTACGTGCAGGACGTGCTGCCGGCCATGGTGGTGATGGGCTCCGGAATGGTCACCCTGGTGGCTCCGCTGACGGCGACCGTCCTGGCCTCGGTGGACCCGGGCCGGGCGGGCCTGGCCAGCGGCATCAACAACGCCGCCGCACGGGCCGCCGGGCTCCTCGCGGTGGCGGCGCTGCCGTTGCTGGCGGGGATGGGCCCGGACGCCTACCTGTCGGCGGAGGCCTTCGACGCCGCCTTCGACCGCGCCATGCCCTGGTGCGCGGGGGCCCTGCTGGTGGGGGCGGCCCTGGCGTGGGCGACCGTACGCTCCCCCGCTCCCGGGGAGCCCCACCCCCACCAGCAGTGCCGCATGCAGTGCCCGGTCGGTGCGCCGCCGCTGGAGCCCCCGGTGGCGGCCGGGGGTGAGGAGCCCGGGGGTGAGGAGTCCAGGGGTGCGGGGTGA
- a CDS encoding DUF6126 family protein produces MTKEETMPTTSEETAATSEATGTGAEETGTTAGTAATTAAGTAGGTTAGTAADTHAGTDAAAQPAGLLGRIESRFPRGLVIRLVAYLFVGHLFAFFVYLLFVLGGQNQ; encoded by the coding sequence ATGACCAAGGAGGAGACCATGCCCACCACGTCCGAGGAGACCGCGGCCACGTCCGAGGCGACGGGCACCGGGGCCGAGGAGACCGGCACCACGGCCGGCACCGCGGCAACGACCGCTGCCGGGACCGCTGGCGGGACCACGGCCGGTACCGCCGCCGATACGCACGCCGGTACCGACGCCGCGGCCCAGCCGGCCGGTCTGCTGGGCCGCATCGAGTCGCGGTTCCCCCGAGGCCTGGTCATCCGGCTGGTCGCGTACCTCTTCGTCGGCCACCTCTTCGCCTTCTTCGTCTACCTCCTCTTCGTGCTGGGCGGCCAGAACCAGTAG
- a CDS encoding helix-turn-helix domain-containing protein produces MNPRAEGPDRHDDGLPEDLPAVAPQLRELRRRAGLTLEAAAARARLSPAHLSRLETGRRQPSLPLLLGLARTYGTTVSELLGENPAVADPIVRAGGPGAREADGWTYWQAGGSGRGMQALRVHVPQGRSQGELVRVHPGEEWLYVLTGQLRLHLGETEYLLEPGDSAHFDSLTPHRIAATGHGGAELLFVHTLLQSNLAGLCLGGGATTQHR; encoded by the coding sequence ATGAACCCCCGAGCCGAGGGCCCGGACCGCCACGACGACGGCCTGCCCGAAGACCTGCCCGCGGTCGCGCCGCAGCTGCGTGAACTGCGCCGACGCGCGGGCCTCACGCTGGAGGCCGCCGCGGCCAGGGCCAGGCTCTCGCCCGCGCACCTGTCCCGCCTGGAGACCGGACGGCGCCAGCCCTCGCTGCCGTTGCTGCTCGGGCTCGCCCGCACCTACGGTACGACGGTCTCCGAGCTGCTGGGTGAGAATCCGGCCGTCGCGGATCCCATCGTACGGGCCGGTGGTCCCGGGGCCCGCGAGGCCGACGGGTGGACGTACTGGCAGGCCGGCGGCTCCGGACGGGGGATGCAGGCGCTGCGCGTGCACGTGCCCCAGGGGCGCAGCCAGGGCGAGCTGGTCCGCGTCCACCCCGGGGAGGAGTGGCTGTACGTGCTCACCGGACAGCTGCGGCTGCACCTGGGGGAGACCGAGTACCTGCTGGAGCCGGGGGACAGCGCGCACTTCGACTCGCTCACCCCGCACCGGATCGCCGCGACGGGGCACGGCGGAGCCGAGCTGCTGTTCGTCCACACCCTGCTGCAGAGCAACCTCGCCGGGCTGTGCCTCGGCGGCGGCGCCACCACGCAGCACCGCTAG
- a CDS encoding ATP-dependent DNA ligase — protein sequence MLLAEVARVSREVAGTAARSRKTGLLAEVFASAPAEEVALVVSYLSGRLPQGRPGVGWRTLGRDTAPAPGPSLTVRAVDDAVSALAAVAGPGAQAERRRIVDGLLGAATVEEQAFLRGLLSGEVRQGALDAVALEGVAKAAGVPAADLRRAVMLEGSLPRAAAAVLTAGAAALSGVTLRVGQPVRPMLAGTARSVADALVALGPCAVEEKLDGIRVQVHRSGDEVRIHTRSLDEITDRLPEVVELARSLPGERFILDGEVIGQDADGRPVPFQEIASRVGSRVDVAAARRALPVHAYFFDLLALGDRVLLDLPVRERHAALAALVPEASRVRRLVVDDPGARAAEAEEFLAGALGRGHEGVVVKALDSVYATGRRGKRWLKVKPVHTLDLVVLAAEWGHGRRTGLLSNLHLGARTADGTYAMLGKTFKGLTDEMLRWQTGRLTELAQGDDGFTVRVRPELVVEIAYDGLQRSSRYPAGVALRFARVLRHRPDKSAEQADTVETVLGQGGARTT from the coding sequence ATGCTGCTGGCCGAGGTCGCGCGCGTGTCCCGGGAGGTCGCCGGGACCGCCGCCCGTTCCCGCAAGACCGGCCTGCTCGCGGAGGTGTTCGCGTCCGCCCCCGCCGAGGAGGTCGCCCTGGTCGTCTCCTACCTCTCCGGCCGCCTTCCCCAGGGCCGCCCGGGGGTCGGCTGGCGCACCCTGGGCCGGGACACGGCCCCGGCGCCGGGCCCCTCCCTGACCGTACGGGCCGTCGACGACGCCGTGTCCGCGCTGGCCGCGGTCGCGGGCCCCGGCGCGCAGGCGGAGCGTCGGCGGATCGTGGACGGCCTGCTGGGCGCCGCCACCGTCGAGGAACAGGCGTTCCTGCGCGGCCTGCTGTCCGGGGAGGTGCGCCAGGGGGCCCTGGACGCGGTGGCCCTGGAAGGCGTGGCCAAGGCCGCCGGGGTACCGGCCGCGGACCTGCGCCGGGCCGTGATGCTGGAGGGCTCGCTGCCCCGGGCGGCCGCGGCGGTACTGACCGCAGGGGCCGCGGCGCTGAGCGGGGTGACCCTGCGCGTCGGGCAACCCGTACGCCCGATGCTCGCCGGGACCGCGCGGTCGGTGGCCGACGCCCTCGTCGCGCTGGGGCCCTGCGCCGTGGAGGAGAAGCTCGACGGGATCCGCGTCCAGGTCCACCGGTCGGGGGACGAGGTGCGCATCCACACCCGCTCCCTCGACGAGATCACCGACCGGCTGCCGGAGGTGGTGGAACTGGCGCGGAGCCTGCCGGGGGAGAGGTTCATCCTCGACGGCGAGGTCATCGGTCAGGACGCCGACGGACGCCCCGTGCCCTTCCAGGAGATCGCGAGCCGGGTCGGCTCCCGGGTGGACGTCGCGGCGGCGCGGCGCGCCCTCCCGGTGCACGCGTACTTCTTCGACCTGCTGGCCCTCGGCGACCGGGTGCTGCTCGACCTGCCCGTCCGCGAACGCCACGCGGCCCTCGCCGCCCTGGTCCCCGAGGCCTCGCGGGTGCGCCGGCTGGTGGTGGACGATCCGGGCGCCCGTGCGGCCGAGGCCGAGGAGTTCCTGGCCGGGGCGCTGGGCCGGGGCCACGAGGGGGTCGTCGTCAAGGCGCTGGACTCGGTCTACGCGACCGGCCGGCGCGGCAAGCGCTGGCTGAAGGTCAAACCCGTGCACACCCTCGACCTGGTGGTGCTCGCCGCCGAGTGGGGCCACGGCCGCCGCACCGGCCTGCTGTCGAACCTGCACCTGGGCGCGCGGACCGCCGACGGCACGTACGCGATGCTGGGCAAGACCTTCAAGGGGCTGACGGACGAGATGCTGCGCTGGCAGACCGGGCGGCTGACCGAGCTGGCGCAGGGGGACGACGGCTTCACCGTCCGGGTCCGGCCGGAGCTGGTGGTGGAGATCGCCTACGACGGACTGCAGCGCTCCTCCCGCTACCCGGCCGGTGTCGCCCTGCGTTTCGCCCGTGTCCTGCGCCACCGGCCGGACAAGAGCGCCGAGCAGGCGGACACGGTGGAGACGGTCCTGGGGCAGGGAGGCGCCCGCACCACGTGA
- a CDS encoding alpha/beta fold hydrolase gives MKPRLPRRRRDRLLAGAAALAVLAGAGTWTAAAASGDAPAVHRQDQMLNVPGLEPPGAGIDTSYFTAGEGGERRPAVLLGHGFGGSKDDVRAQAERLARNGYAVMTWSARGFGRSGGKIGLNDPEHEVKDVSALIDWLARRPEVRLDADGDPRVGVAGASYGGAIALLAAGHDRRVDAIAPQITYWNLADALFPQGVFKKLWAGIFFTTGAAGGLQPAAANAGPPAAAAPGCGRFEPQLCAMYERVAVAGKPDAEARELLERRSPSAVGDRIKVPTLIVQGQDDSLFPLDQADSMARTIAANGAPVSVDWAAGGHDGGMRESGRVEARVTAWFDRHLKGDPTADTGPAFRVSRSGGVDSTDGQVKLRGASSDRYPGLTSAPRPFALSGREQTFANPAGGAPPALSSLPGIGGQFAALGAGLSLDFPGQNARFDSEPLTEELRVTGTPTLTLNVRSTAADGSAVLFAKVYDVGPDGRQQVLPGQLVAPVRVEDAGQGRKVSLRFPAIDHSVQAGHRLRVVIAATDLGYASPAAPAVYSVSAQGPLAVPVADGVRTAAAGLPSWTWWLPLGALAVAAGLLGIRRTGGGRAAVRAGAAQPEPALADVPLDITGLTKRYAKAQDRYAVRDLSFRVEKGQVLGLLGPNGAGKTTTLRMLMGLITPDAGEIRVFGQPIRPGAPVLSRVGAFVEGAGFLPHLTGRANLELYWQATGRPAGDAHMAEALEIAGLGDALERAVRTYSQGMRQRLAIAQAMLGMPDLLILDEPTNGLDPPQIREMRDVMIRYAAGGRTVIVSSHLLSEVEQSCTHLVVMDRGRLVRAGEVAEITGGGDTLLVAVEGAVEEAVVGKVAALEGVASAVAGDGGILVRLDGATPAALIAELVRLDVPVSAVGPHRRLEDAFLTLIGGTA, from the coding sequence ATGAAGCCACGACTGCCCCGTCGGCGCCGCGACCGCCTGCTCGCCGGCGCCGCCGCCCTCGCGGTCCTGGCCGGCGCCGGTACCTGGACGGCGGCCGCCGCCTCCGGGGACGCGCCGGCCGTGCACCGCCAGGACCAGATGCTGAACGTGCCGGGCCTGGAACCGCCGGGCGCCGGGATCGACACCTCCTACTTCACGGCCGGGGAGGGCGGGGAGCGACGCCCCGCGGTACTCCTCGGGCACGGTTTCGGCGGCAGCAAGGACGACGTACGGGCCCAGGCGGAGCGGCTGGCCCGCAACGGGTACGCCGTCATGACCTGGTCGGCGCGCGGCTTCGGCCGCTCCGGCGGCAAGATCGGGCTGAACGATCCCGAGCACGAGGTGAAGGACGTCTCCGCACTGATCGACTGGCTGGCCCGCAGGCCCGAGGTGCGCCTGGACGCCGACGGCGACCCGCGCGTGGGCGTGGCCGGGGCCTCGTACGGCGGGGCCATCGCCCTGCTGGCCGCCGGCCACGACCGGCGGGTGGACGCCATCGCCCCGCAGATCACGTACTGGAACCTCGCGGACGCCCTGTTCCCGCAGGGCGTCTTCAAGAAGCTGTGGGCCGGGATCTTCTTCACCACCGGTGCCGCGGGCGGCCTCCAGCCGGCGGCCGCGAACGCCGGTCCGCCCGCTGCGGCGGCGCCCGGCTGCGGCCGGTTCGAGCCGCAGCTGTGCGCCATGTACGAGCGCGTCGCGGTGGCCGGGAAGCCGGATGCCGAGGCGCGCGAGCTGCTGGAGCGGCGCAGCCCCTCGGCGGTGGGCGACCGGATCAAGGTGCCCACCCTGATCGTGCAGGGCCAGGACGACTCCCTCTTCCCGCTGGACCAGGCCGACTCCATGGCCCGGACCATCGCGGCGAACGGCGCCCCCGTCTCGGTGGACTGGGCGGCCGGCGGACACGACGGCGGCATGCGCGAGTCGGGCCGCGTCGAGGCCCGGGTGACGGCCTGGTTCGACCGCCACCTGAAGGGCGACCCGACCGCGGACACCGGCCCGGCCTTCCGGGTCTCGCGCTCCGGCGGCGTCGACTCCACCGACGGGCAGGTCAAACTGCGGGGCGCGAGCTCCGACCGCTACCCCGGCCTGACCTCGGCCCCGCGCCCCTTCGCGCTGTCCGGGCGGGAGCAGACCTTCGCGAATCCGGCGGGCGGCGCCCCGCCCGCGCTCTCCTCGCTGCCCGGCATCGGCGGGCAGTTCGCCGCCCTCGGCGCCGGGCTGTCGCTGGACTTCCCGGGGCAGAACGCCCGGTTCGATTCGGAGCCGCTGACGGAGGAACTGCGGGTCACCGGCACCCCGACCCTCACCCTGAACGTGAGGTCGACGGCCGCGGACGGATCCGCGGTCCTGTTCGCCAAGGTGTACGACGTCGGGCCCGACGGCCGTCAGCAGGTGCTGCCCGGTCAGCTGGTCGCCCCCGTACGGGTGGAGGACGCCGGGCAGGGCCGGAAGGTGTCGCTGCGTTTCCCGGCGATCGACCACTCCGTCCAGGCGGGGCACCGGCTGCGGGTGGTGATCGCCGCCACCGACCTCGGGTACGCCTCCCCCGCCGCTCCGGCCGTGTACTCGGTCTCGGCGCAGGGGCCGCTGGCCGTGCCCGTCGCCGACGGGGTCCGCACGGCGGCGGCCGGCCTGCCCTCCTGGACCTGGTGGCTGCCGCTCGGCGCGCTGGCGGTGGCCGCGGGGCTGCTCGGGATCCGGCGCACCGGCGGGGGCCGCGCGGCGGTGCGGGCGGGCGCAGCGCAGCCCGAACCCGCGCTGGCCGACGTACCACTGGACATCACCGGGCTGACGAAGCGGTACGCGAAGGCCCAGGACCGCTACGCGGTGCGGGACCTTTCCTTCCGGGTGGAGAAGGGCCAGGTGCTCGGTCTGCTCGGACCGAACGGGGCCGGCAAGACCACCACCCTGCGCATGCTGATGGGGCTGATCACGCCGGACGCCGGGGAGATCCGGGTGTTCGGGCAGCCGATCCGGCCCGGCGCGCCCGTGCTCTCGCGCGTCGGCGCGTTCGTGGAGGGTGCCGGTTTCCTGCCGCACCTGACGGGCCGGGCCAATCTGGAGCTGTACTGGCAGGCCACCGGCCGGCCGGCGGGCGACGCGCACATGGCGGAGGCCCTGGAGATCGCCGGGCTGGGCGACGCCCTGGAGCGAGCCGTGCGCACCTACTCGCAGGGCATGCGGCAGCGGCTCGCCATCGCGCAGGCCATGCTGGGCATGCCGGACCTGCTGATCCTCGACGAGCCGACCAACGGTCTGGACCCGCCGCAGATCCGCGAGATGCGCGACGTGATGATCCGCTACGCCGCGGGCGGCCGGACGGTCATCGTCTCCAGCCACCTGTTGTCCGAGGTGGAGCAGTCCTGCACGCACCTGGTGGTCATGGACCGCGGCCGGCTGGTGCGGGCGGGCGAGGTCGCCGAGATCACCGGCGGCGGGGACACCCTGCTCGTCGCGGTGGAGGGAGCGGTGGAGGAGGCCGTCGTCGGGAAGGTCGCGGCCCTGGAGGGCGTGGCCTCGGCGGTGGCCGGGGACGGCGGGATCCTCGTACGGCTCGACGGCGCGACCCCCGCGGCCCTGATCGCCGAACTCGTACGGCTGGACGTGCCGGTCTCGGCGGTGGGACCCCACCGCCGGCTGGAGGACGCCTTCCTCACCCTGATCGGAGGTACGGCATGA